One Mycolicibacterium sarraceniae genomic window carries:
- a CDS encoding class I SAM-dependent DNA methyltransferase, with amino-acid sequence MSSRWRTSSAPRGDEYDARWKSLAAAGHNIHGEADLVESILRESGGTSVLDAGCGTGRVAIELANRGYSVAGVDSDAGMLAAARAKAPQLRWIEADLAADLTSAGIDRVNLVLLAGNVMIFLEPGTEAQVLAGLTGRLRPGGLLVAGFSIRPDGLSLKRYDEAAEEAGLLPVVRWATWDRKPFRGGDYAVSVHRSRRSPR; translated from the coding sequence ATGAGCTCCCGCTGGCGCACGTCATCGGCACCGCGCGGCGACGAATACGACGCCCGGTGGAAATCGTTGGCCGCCGCCGGCCACAACATCCACGGTGAGGCCGATCTGGTGGAGAGCATCCTGCGCGAATCGGGAGGCACCTCGGTCCTCGACGCGGGCTGTGGCACCGGGCGGGTGGCCATCGAATTGGCCAACCGCGGGTATTCGGTGGCCGGTGTCGACTCCGATGCGGGCATGTTGGCCGCCGCGCGGGCCAAGGCGCCGCAGCTGCGGTGGATCGAGGCTGACCTGGCCGCCGATCTGACGTCGGCGGGAATCGACCGCGTCAACCTCGTTCTACTGGCCGGCAACGTGATGATCTTTCTGGAACCGGGCACCGAGGCACAGGTTCTCGCCGGGTTGACGGGACGGCTGAGGCCGGGGGGTCTGCTGGTCGCCGGGTTTTCCATTCGGCCCGACGGGTTGTCACTGAAGCGGTACGACGAGGCGGCCGAAGAGGCCGGCCTGTTGCCAGTGGTGCGCTGGGCGACGTGGGATCGCAAGCCGTTTCGCGGCGGCGATTACGCCGTGTCGGTGCACCGGTCTCGCCGTTCGCCGCGCTGA
- the yaaA gene encoding peroxide stress protein YaaA, which produces MIVLLPPSETKRSGGDGPPLRFGELANQALNPVRAELVEELVALAAEPSACRRALGISPAQDAEIARNATLLSSPTLPAITRYTGVLYDALDVESLQGAAAARAHSRLAVGSALFGLLRADDQIPAYRLSASSKLPSSATLAARWRPVLEPVLAELAAAELVVDLRSGSYAGLGKVPDAVRVDVLAEHPDGRRTVVTHFNKAHKGRLARVLATTRSEPGDAAAVAAVARRAGMQVERSGNELTVIVAA; this is translated from the coding sequence GTGATCGTTCTGCTTCCGCCGTCAGAGACCAAGCGCAGTGGCGGCGACGGGCCCCCGCTTCGGTTCGGTGAGCTCGCCAACCAAGCGTTGAACCCGGTGCGCGCCGAACTGGTCGAAGAGCTCGTCGCGCTGGCGGCCGAGCCGTCCGCCTGTCGTCGCGCCCTCGGCATCTCCCCCGCCCAGGACGCCGAGATCGCACGCAATGCCACGCTGCTGAGCTCACCGACGCTGCCGGCGATCACCCGTTACACCGGGGTGCTCTACGACGCGCTGGACGTGGAGTCGCTTCAGGGTGCCGCAGCCGCCCGCGCGCATTCTCGGCTGGCCGTCGGCTCCGCACTGTTCGGACTGCTTCGGGCCGATGACCAGATTCCGGCCTACCGGCTGTCGGCCTCGTCCAAACTCCCGAGCAGTGCGACCTTGGCCGCCCGCTGGCGTCCCGTCCTGGAGCCGGTGCTGGCCGAGCTGGCCGCCGCCGAGCTGGTGGTCGACCTGCGCTCGGGGTCGTATGCCGGCCTGGGCAAGGTCCCCGACGCGGTGCGCGTCGACGTCCTGGCCGAACATCCCGACGGCCGCCGCACTGTCGTCACGCACTTCAACAAGGCGCACAAGGGGCGACTCGCCCGGGTTCTCGCCACGACCCGGTCCGAACCCGGTGACGCGGCCGCCGTCGCCGCGGTGGCGCGACGGGCCGGCATGCAGGTCGAGCGAAGCGGCAACGAACTGACCGTCATCGTCGCCGCCTGA
- the modA gene encoding molybdate ABC transporter substrate-binding protein — MKKLVLVLAAGLLIAATAGCGSSSQPSTYPSPSAAQQKIVVFAAASLKQTFTKIGDQFSKDNPGATVEFSFAGSSDLVTQLTQGAHADVFASADTKNMDKAAQAGLLAGSPVNFASNTLTIAVAPGNPKGIAAFGDLAKPGLNVVVCAPQVPCGSATKTVETKTGVTLAPVSEESSVTDVLNKVTSGQADAGLVYVTDVAGAGDKVSAVSFPEAAGAVNTYPIATLKQAGNASLAQKFVEIVTGPVGQQILTKAGFGKP; from the coding sequence ATCAAGAAGTTGGTACTGGTACTGGCTGCCGGTCTGCTGATCGCGGCCACCGCGGGGTGTGGTTCCTCGTCGCAGCCGTCGACCTACCCGTCGCCGTCGGCGGCGCAACAGAAGATCGTCGTGTTCGCCGCAGCGTCGCTGAAGCAGACCTTCACCAAGATCGGCGATCAGTTCAGTAAGGACAATCCCGGTGCCACGGTGGAGTTCTCGTTCGCGGGCTCCTCGGATCTGGTGACCCAGCTGACTCAGGGTGCCCACGCCGATGTGTTCGCCTCCGCCGATACCAAGAACATGGACAAGGCCGCCCAGGCGGGTCTGCTGGCGGGCTCACCGGTGAACTTCGCCTCCAACACCCTGACCATCGCGGTCGCCCCCGGAAACCCGAAGGGCATCGCCGCATTTGGCGATTTGGCCAAACCCGGTCTCAATGTGGTGGTGTGCGCCCCTCAGGTGCCGTGTGGGTCGGCCACCAAAACCGTGGAGACCAAGACCGGGGTGACGCTGGCGCCGGTGAGTGAGGAGTCTTCGGTCACCGACGTGTTGAACAAGGTGACCAGCGGTCAGGCTGACGCCGGCCTGGTCTACGTCACCGACGTCGCCGGCGCCGGCGACAAAGTCAGCGCGGTATCGTTCCCCGAGGCGGCCGGTGCGGTCAACACCTACCCGATCGCGACCCTCAAACAAGCCGGAAATGCCTCTCTGGCGCAGAAATTCGTCGAGATTGTGACCGGTCCCGTCGGCCAGCAGATCCTGACGAAAGCCGGTTTCGGCAAGCCGTAG
- a CDS encoding TOBE domain-containing protein, with amino-acid sequence MPMLRVREAAELLGVSDDTIRRWIDGGELPTGSDQSGRKTVDGAALAAYSSTHAAAAPKDPLSVASSARNRFAGLVTRIITDTVMAQVEMQCGPFTVVSLMSTDAVRELNLEPGSVAVAVVKATTVIVETSGES; translated from the coding sequence GTGCCGATGCTGCGGGTCCGAGAAGCCGCCGAGTTACTCGGCGTGAGCGACGACACGATCCGGCGCTGGATCGACGGCGGTGAGCTGCCAACGGGCAGTGACCAATCCGGCCGCAAGACCGTCGACGGCGCGGCGCTGGCGGCCTACTCCAGCACGCATGCCGCGGCGGCGCCCAAAGACCCGCTGTCCGTTGCCAGCTCGGCGCGCAACAGGTTCGCCGGTCTTGTCACCCGGATCATCACCGACACCGTGATGGCCCAGGTGGAGATGCAGTGCGGTCCCTTCACCGTTGTCTCGCTGATGAGCACCGACGCGGTGCGGGAACTGAACCTCGAACCGGGAAGCGTCGCGGTGGCCGTCGTCAAGGCCACCACCGTCATCGTCGAAACGTCAGGAGAATCGTGA
- a CDS encoding YeiH family protein — translation MSTTDVVQTDEEQPIFTSRNLLDYVPGVLLLIAIGVLGKYSQIWWNALAKKEHWTVPDIEYVLWAIVIGLLITNTIGVHRIFKPGVQTYEFWLKIGIVALGARFVLGDIVKLGGISLVQILLDMTIAGGIILLAAKFFGLSGKLGSLLAIGTSICGVSAIIASKGAIRARNSDVSYAIAAILALGAVALFTLPVLGHALGLSDHEFGLWAGLAVDNTAETTATGYLFSDEAGKLAVLVKSVRNALIGFVVLGFALYWASKSEADRLAPGIGPKAKFVWEKFPKFVLGFLVVSALATAHLLSKGQVANLGNVSKWAFLLTFAGVGLNTNFRGLARTGWRPLVVAVIGLVVVAVVSLGLVLVTSRVLHWGVGAA, via the coding sequence ATGAGCACAACTGACGTCGTACAGACCGACGAAGAACAGCCGATCTTCACCAGCCGCAACCTTCTGGACTACGTCCCAGGTGTGCTGTTGCTGATCGCGATCGGGGTGCTGGGCAAGTACTCCCAGATCTGGTGGAATGCGCTTGCCAAGAAGGAACATTGGACGGTTCCCGATATCGAATACGTGTTGTGGGCAATTGTGATCGGCCTGCTGATCACCAATACCATTGGCGTGCACCGGATCTTCAAGCCCGGCGTTCAGACTTATGAGTTCTGGTTGAAGATCGGCATCGTGGCGCTGGGTGCCCGCTTCGTCCTCGGCGACATCGTGAAGTTGGGTGGGATCTCGTTGGTGCAGATCCTGCTGGACATGACGATCGCGGGCGGCATCATCCTGCTGGCCGCCAAGTTCTTCGGCCTGTCGGGCAAGTTGGGCTCACTGCTGGCCATCGGCACTTCGATCTGTGGGGTCTCGGCCATCATCGCGTCGAAGGGCGCGATCCGGGCCCGCAACTCCGATGTCAGCTATGCGATCGCGGCGATCCTGGCGCTGGGGGCGGTCGCACTGTTCACGCTGCCCGTGCTGGGTCACGCGCTGGGCCTGTCCGACCACGAGTTCGGGTTGTGGGCCGGTCTGGCCGTGGACAACACCGCAGAGACCACCGCGACCGGCTACCTGTTCTCCGATGAGGCCGGCAAGCTCGCGGTGTTGGTGAAGTCAGTCCGCAACGCGCTGATCGGGTTCGTGGTGCTGGGCTTTGCGCTGTACTGGGCGTCGAAGAGCGAGGCCGACCGGCTCGCACCCGGGATCGGCCCAAAGGCCAAGTTCGTGTGGGAGAAATTCCCCAAGTTCGTGCTGGGCTTCCTGGTGGTGTCGGCACTCGCCACGGCGCATCTGCTGTCCAAGGGACAGGTCGCCAACCTGGGCAACGTCTCGAAGTGGGCGTTCCTGCTGACCTTCGCCGGCGTCGGGCTCAACACGAACTTCCGCGGGCTGGCCCGCACCGGGTGGCGACCGCTGGTCGTGGCCGTCATCGGCTTGGTGGTGGTGGCCGTGGTGTCGCTGGGCCTGGTCCTGGTCACCTCGCGGGTGCTGCACTGGGGGGTCGGCGCCGCCTAG
- a CDS encoding STAS domain-containing protein, translating to MTSFTSRYGNPTVDYKGAHIRAHSRHVATVLAVSGRVDSANLDHVADYAKKLVLADKPFVLDLSGVSSFTPQSIRLLCDIDDICSSMGVEWAVVASDAVSRRLRRDSDVIFPVVRSVAKAEHEFDDAILNRRRLLLPLLSKTA from the coding sequence ATGACGAGCTTCACGTCGCGGTACGGAAATCCCACCGTCGATTACAAGGGTGCCCACATTCGAGCACACTCCCGCCACGTCGCAACCGTCCTCGCGGTGAGCGGGCGCGTCGACTCCGCCAACCTCGACCACGTCGCCGATTACGCGAAGAAGCTGGTGCTGGCCGACAAGCCGTTCGTTCTGGACCTGTCCGGGGTCAGCTCATTCACTCCGCAGTCAATTCGCCTGCTGTGCGATATCGATGACATCTGCTCCTCGATGGGTGTGGAGTGGGCGGTCGTGGCCAGTGACGCGGTAAGCCGGCGCCTTCGCCGGGACAGCGATGTCATCTTCCCGGTGGTCCGTTCGGTCGCCAAGGCCGAGCACGAGTTCGACGACGCGATTCTCAATCGACGCCGGCTGCTGCTACCGCTGTTGAGCAAGACCGCGTAA
- a CDS encoding restriction endonuclease gives MREDAAAVRTALQWLGLWGVTTALLAFIGQLNRAVWALAAASAVAAAVCAWRALLAWLDYRRSLRRDALYRASGQAAVDAMTGVEFERYVAAVLRGIGYTVELTRATGDFGVDLIATRDGVRTAVQCKRQSRVVNGSAIQQVVAGAAVHDCEATMVVSNHRYTRAATQLADVHGCVLVDRTRLARLSRSR, from the coding sequence GTGCGTGAGGACGCGGCCGCAGTCAGGACGGCACTGCAGTGGCTGGGGTTGTGGGGCGTCACGACAGCGTTATTGGCGTTCATCGGCCAGCTCAACCGGGCGGTGTGGGCGCTGGCCGCGGCCAGCGCCGTGGCCGCTGCGGTATGCGCCTGGCGGGCGCTGCTGGCCTGGCTCGACTATCGCCGGAGCCTCCGGCGCGATGCGCTGTACCGCGCCTCCGGGCAGGCCGCGGTGGACGCCATGACCGGTGTGGAATTCGAACGCTACGTCGCCGCTGTGCTCCGGGGTATCGGCTACACCGTCGAGCTGACAAGGGCGACTGGCGATTTCGGTGTCGATCTGATCGCCACCCGGGACGGTGTCCGCACCGCGGTGCAGTGCAAGCGGCAGAGCCGGGTGGTCAACGGCTCCGCCATCCAGCAGGTGGTGGCTGGTGCGGCCGTGCACGACTGCGAGGCGACGATGGTGGTGTCCAACCACCGCTACACCCGGGCCGCTACACAGCTGGCCGACGTGCATGGCTGCGTTCTGGTCGACCGCACCCGGCTGGCCCGGCTGTCGCGCTCCCGTTGA
- a CDS encoding uracil-DNA glycosylase family protein, which yields MRAVGLVVLGTPTVNWGLQAEPVAGAAAWVLPNLSGRNRRFTIEALAAA from the coding sequence GTGCGAGCTGTCGGGTTGGTTGTGCTCGGCACCCCGACGGTGAATTGGGGGCTGCAAGCCGAACCCGTCGCCGGTGCAGCGGCATGGGTGCTGCCCAACCTCAGTGGCCGTAATCGACGGTTCACCATCGAGGCTCTCGCCGCGGCGTAG
- a CDS encoding sulfotransferase family protein, with protein sequence MTAGLERPKPIRLTDLANPVFPEAAQPIRDALAGYGSILELTSEALLATARERTGLDGWGDDAFRERLDVLTGSLREEAGLSDVGVAVVFEQLVGNLVNRLRFEALIAEHPEIEDVEIERPIIICGLPRTGTTHLHNLIAADPNLRYLSYWESLEPFPGPEDTEQARRDRCATGLELVDMSMPDFKRMHDMTVDHAHEEIQLLANDISGMLFETTYHIPTFAAHYKSHDQGPSYAHLKRQLQAMQWLRGGTRWVLKSPQHLEQFPSLYATFPDATFVVTHRDPVEVTRSMLTMIVYASRMACTQPDPAKIARSWFDRADDLFGGCLHGRDVLPVDQSIDVRFTDFMADEQGTLSAIYELADQPYGDDVRAAMADFITAHPRGRYGEVVYDLADVGLDAGEVEERLGAYRERFIG encoded by the coding sequence GTGACCGCCGGCCTGGAGCGCCCCAAGCCGATCAGGCTCACCGACCTGGCCAACCCGGTGTTCCCCGAGGCGGCTCAGCCGATCCGCGACGCGCTTGCTGGCTACGGCTCGATCTTGGAGCTGACCTCAGAAGCGTTACTGGCCACGGCACGTGAACGCACCGGGCTCGACGGCTGGGGCGACGATGCTTTTCGTGAACGCCTCGATGTGCTGACCGGATCGCTGCGTGAGGAGGCCGGGCTGTCCGATGTCGGTGTCGCGGTGGTTTTCGAACAGCTGGTCGGCAATCTGGTCAACCGGCTTCGCTTCGAGGCGCTGATCGCCGAGCACCCCGAGATCGAAGATGTCGAGATCGAGCGGCCGATCATCATCTGCGGTCTCCCCCGCACCGGTACCACCCACTTGCACAACCTGATCGCCGCCGACCCGAACCTGCGCTACCTGTCCTATTGGGAAAGCCTGGAGCCGTTCCCCGGTCCCGAGGACACCGAGCAGGCGCGCCGCGATCGATGTGCGACCGGACTGGAATTGGTCGACATGTCGATGCCTGATTTCAAGCGGATGCACGATATGACCGTCGACCATGCGCACGAGGAAATCCAACTGCTGGCCAACGATATCTCCGGCATGCTCTTCGAAACCACCTACCACATACCGACATTCGCGGCCCACTACAAATCGCACGACCAGGGGCCGTCCTACGCTCACCTCAAACGGCAGCTGCAGGCCATGCAGTGGCTGCGGGGTGGGACGCGCTGGGTGCTCAAATCCCCCCAGCACCTCGAACAATTCCCCAGCCTCTACGCGACCTTCCCGGACGCGACATTCGTTGTCACCCATCGTGATCCGGTCGAAGTAACGCGATCGATGCTGACGATGATCGTCTACGCATCCCGGATGGCGTGCACGCAGCCCGATCCCGCCAAGATCGCGCGATCCTGGTTCGACCGCGCCGACGATCTGTTCGGTGGCTGTCTGCACGGCCGCGATGTGCTTCCGGTCGATCAGTCGATCGACGTGCGTTTCACCGATTTCATGGCCGACGAACAGGGCACGCTGTCGGCGATTTACGAACTCGCCGACCAGCCCTACGGCGACGACGTGCGCGCCGCAATGGCCGATTTCATCACCGCACATCCGCGCGGACGCTACGGCGAGGTGGTCTACGATCTCGCCGACGTGGGACTCGACGCGGGCGAAGTGGAGGAGCGGCTGGGCGCCTACCGGGAGCGGTTCATCGGGTGA
- a CDS encoding DUF1214 domain-containing protein, translating to MAGDELSEAFHELLDELGSFERKFLAADPPLEEADVLDGYRLTFTLLRVAVDAYVWGDKANPRFVDVIGPYQRWGGDNTDAFYQLAPIDPNRTYRVTGNRGDSVYLSITVYGGPDDGHYSNRIVGTMNDRSLQFDDDGNFEFTISPDPQPGAWLKLESDAVVALTRDYLENPETDRRVQWKIESVDPPARKHDDRADLIRRLRSARTWLTEQYSFIPTRVEPPNEIAEPYPVPQQTYGWAAGDAAYAMGAYELEPGQALILEGTSPECVFWNLCLWNPFLHTYDSSYERVTINGAHITYEPDGSWRIVVSDTDPGHPNWVSTAGRTKGLIWLRWFLPEETPKRPICRVVDVSEVTA from the coding sequence ATGGCAGGTGACGAACTGTCGGAAGCTTTTCACGAATTGCTGGACGAGCTCGGCTCGTTCGAGCGCAAGTTCCTGGCCGCTGATCCCCCGCTGGAGGAAGCCGACGTCCTCGACGGGTATCGGCTGACCTTTACCTTGCTGCGCGTGGCGGTCGACGCCTACGTGTGGGGTGACAAGGCCAATCCCCGATTCGTCGACGTCATCGGGCCGTACCAGCGCTGGGGCGGTGACAATACCGATGCCTTCTACCAACTCGCCCCGATCGACCCCAACCGCACCTACCGGGTAACCGGGAACCGCGGCGACTCGGTCTACCTGTCGATCACCGTCTACGGCGGCCCGGACGACGGCCACTACTCCAATCGCATCGTCGGAACGATGAACGACCGCTCGCTGCAGTTCGACGACGATGGCAACTTCGAGTTCACCATCAGCCCCGATCCGCAGCCGGGCGCATGGCTGAAGCTCGAATCGGATGCCGTTGTCGCGCTGACCCGCGATTACCTGGAGAACCCCGAGACCGACCGGCGGGTGCAGTGGAAGATCGAGTCCGTCGATCCGCCCGCCCGAAAGCACGACGACCGTGCCGACCTGATCCGCCGGTTGCGTTCGGCCAGAACATGGTTAACCGAGCAGTACTCGTTCATCCCCACCCGAGTCGAGCCGCCCAACGAGATCGCCGAGCCGTATCCGGTGCCCCAGCAGACCTACGGTTGGGCGGCCGGTGATGCCGCCTACGCGATGGGTGCCTACGAACTGGAACCAGGGCAGGCACTGATCCTCGAAGGCACCTCGCCGGAGTGTGTGTTCTGGAACCTGTGCCTGTGGAATCCCTTCTTGCACACCTACGACTCCAGCTACGAGCGGGTGACCATCAACGGCGCGCACATCACCTATGAGCCCGACGGCTCGTGGCGAATCGTGGTGAGCGACACTGATCCCGGCCACCCCAACTGGGTGTCGACGGCGGGGCGCACCAAGGGCCTGATCTGGCTGCGCTGGTTCTTGCCCGAAGAGACGCCGAAGCGACCGATCTGTCGCGTCGTCGATGTCAGCGAGGTGACCGCGTGA
- a CDS encoding TetR/AcrR family transcriptional regulator, with product MTAPDRGIPSVSLDPVRGRPRDPRTDEAIMAATRQLLTDVGYDQVSMDSIARVAGVSRPTIYRRWPSKAHVVFDAAFGAVGDGGAALPHSGDFETDLREFIRGAVGFWREPVVEAATLGILAERRRDSDLQIRTQQLLDDRIRGELADLVRAGADQGVVRADIDTDALFTVLVGTTLYGALIDGRDGTDQLVDELCSLVMRGAQAREKE from the coding sequence GTGACAGCCCCTGACCGCGGCATTCCGTCGGTGAGCCTAGACCCGGTGCGCGGTCGTCCCCGAGATCCGCGCACCGACGAAGCGATTATGGCGGCCACGCGTCAGCTTCTCACTGATGTCGGCTATGACCAGGTGTCCATGGACTCGATCGCTCGCGTTGCCGGGGTGAGCCGTCCGACCATTTACCGGCGCTGGCCGTCCAAGGCGCATGTGGTCTTCGATGCCGCATTCGGTGCCGTCGGCGACGGCGGCGCCGCGTTGCCGCACTCGGGCGACTTCGAGACCGATCTGCGCGAGTTCATTCGCGGTGCGGTGGGCTTCTGGCGCGAGCCGGTGGTCGAAGCGGCGACCCTGGGCATCCTCGCCGAGCGCCGCCGCGACTCCGACTTGCAGATTCGCACACAGCAATTACTCGACGACAGGATTCGTGGCGAGCTAGCCGACTTGGTCCGTGCCGGTGCCGACCAAGGAGTGGTGCGCGCCGATATCGACACCGACGCGCTGTTCACCGTGCTGGTCGGTACCACCCTCTACGGCGCGCTGATCGACGGGCGCGACGGCACCGACCAACTGGTCGACGAACTCTGCTCCCTGGTCATGCGGGGCGCGCAGGCACGAGAGAAGGAATGA
- a CDS encoding protein disulfide oxidoreductase: MKLLIRTLSVLLATLCITVATAPAAIAEDQLGFTGTTLSGAPFNGASLQGKPAVLWFWTPWCPFCNQEAPNVSQVAAANPKVTFVGVAARSDVGQMESFVSKYNLNFTNLNDADGSIWARFNVPWQPAYVFFRPDGTSTFINNPTSAMSEQELSDRVHALVS; this comes from the coding sequence ATGAAACTCTTGATCCGAACGCTGTCCGTGCTGCTGGCGACGCTGTGCATCACCGTCGCGACGGCACCTGCGGCCATCGCCGAAGACCAGCTGGGATTCACCGGCACCACCCTGAGCGGAGCGCCGTTCAACGGCGCCAGCCTGCAGGGCAAACCGGCGGTGCTGTGGTTCTGGACCCCGTGGTGCCCGTTCTGCAACCAGGAAGCCCCGAACGTCAGCCAGGTCGCCGCAGCCAACCCCAAGGTCACTTTCGTCGGGGTCGCCGCGCGCTCCGACGTCGGGCAGATGGAGAGCTTCGTGTCGAAGTACAACCTGAACTTCACCAACCTTAACGATGCGGACGGATCGATCTGGGCGCGGTTCAACGTGCCCTGGCAGCCTGCGTATGTGTTCTTCCGCCCCGACGGGACCTCGACGTTCATCAACAACCCGACCTCGGCGATGTCGGAACAGGAGCTCAGCGACCGGGTGCACGCCCTGGTCTCCTGA
- a CDS encoding cytochrome c biogenesis CcdA family protein, with product MDANLTGLALAAGMVAALNPCGFAMLPAYLTLVVRGEGADPSRTAAVGRALAATAAMALGFLAVFGLFGLLTVPVASAVQRYLPYATVVVGISLVALGIWLLAGRELTWTPVGSKWRWAPTARLGSMFGYGVGYAIASLSCTIGPFLAVTGSTLRSGSVAGSVLVYAAYAAGLALVVGVLAVGIALTNTALVDRLRRLLPYVSRISGLVLIAVGLYVSYYGLYEIRLFSTGGNPADPIIAAAGRLQGTVAGWVYRTGAWPWVVALVVLVATAAVLRLRRARRHRS from the coding sequence GTGGATGCAAACCTGACCGGGCTGGCACTGGCCGCGGGCATGGTCGCGGCCCTCAACCCGTGCGGGTTCGCCATGCTGCCGGCCTACCTCACGCTCGTCGTCCGCGGTGAGGGAGCCGACCCGAGCCGCACCGCGGCGGTGGGCCGGGCGCTGGCCGCCACCGCCGCGATGGCACTGGGCTTCCTCGCGGTGTTCGGCCTGTTCGGCCTGCTCACGGTCCCGGTCGCCAGCGCTGTGCAGCGCTATCTTCCGTATGCGACCGTTGTCGTCGGCATCAGCCTTGTCGCCCTTGGCATTTGGCTATTGGCGGGGCGCGAACTGACCTGGACCCCGGTCGGATCGAAGTGGCGATGGGCGCCGACCGCGCGGCTCGGTTCGATGTTCGGCTACGGAGTGGGCTACGCCATCGCATCCCTGTCGTGCACCATCGGGCCGTTTCTCGCGGTCACCGGGAGCACCCTGCGCAGCGGTTCGGTCGCCGGTAGCGTGCTCGTGTACGCGGCCTACGCCGCCGGCCTGGCATTGGTGGTCGGCGTACTCGCGGTCGGCATCGCCTTGACCAATACCGCACTGGTCGATCGGCTGCGACGGCTGCTGCCCTATGTCAGCCGGATCAGCGGTCTGGTGCTGATCGCCGTCGGTCTCTACGTCAGCTACTACGGTCTTTACGAGATTCGCCTTTTCAGCACCGGCGGCAACCCCGCCGACCCGATCATCGCCGCGGCCGGCCGGCTGCAGGGGACAGTCGCCGGCTGGGTCTATCGCACCGGCGCGTGGCCCTGGGTCGTCGCGCTGGTGGTGCTGGTCGCGACCGCGGCGGTGCTGCGGCTGCGACGCGCCCGCCGGCATCGGTCCTGA